A DNA window from Thalassospiraceae bacterium LMO-JJ14 contains the following coding sequences:
- a CDS encoding sarcosine oxidase subunit gamma family protein has translation MVDPYRLRSPLAHLGLEARAHEDADVSGTGVVMREIPYRGLINIRGDAADTVFSGAVEKAVRVAPPVAANTVAGKPSTTRIMWLGPDEWLVITKPEGAERALKALMKNLKADGLHASVTDSTHARTCIEISGACARMVLQKGCALDLHPSHFGPGQCAQTIVSKVGVMLTQTATARNGDPTYELYALRSFSTYLWTWLEDASAEYGLKVG, from the coding sequence ATGGTTGATCCTTATCGCCTGAGAAGCCCGCTCGCCCATCTGGGACTGGAAGCGCGCGCGCACGAGGACGCCGACGTTTCCGGCACCGGCGTCGTGATGCGGGAAATCCCCTATCGCGGCCTGATCAACATTCGCGGCGACGCGGCCGATACGGTCTTTAGCGGCGCCGTCGAAAAAGCCGTCCGCGTGGCGCCGCCCGTGGCCGCCAATACCGTCGCCGGAAAGCCGTCGACGACACGGATCATGTGGCTCGGGCCTGACGAATGGCTGGTCATCACCAAGCCCGAAGGCGCCGAGCGCGCGCTTAAGGCCCTGATGAAAAACCTGAAGGCGGACGGGCTACATGCTTCGGTCACGGATAGCACGCATGCCCGGACCTGCATCGAGATTTCCGGTGCCTGCGCCCGCATGGTGCTGCAAAAGGGCTGCGCGCTCGATTTGCACCCGTCGCACTTCGGCCCCGGCCAGTGCGCCCAGACCATCGTCTCGAAAGTCGGCGTGATGCTGACGCAGACGGCGACGGCCAGGAACGGCGATCCGACGTATGAGCTTTATGCGCTCCGCAGTTTCTCGACGTATCTGTGGACGTGGCTCGAAGATGCTTCCGCCGAATACGGCCTGAAGGTGGGGTGA
- a CDS encoding sarcosine oxidase subunit alpha: MSQSHRLHNAGRIDRTRQIDFYFNGRLMSGYAGDTLASALLANGVMLVGRSFKYHRPRGIVTAGTEEPNALVQLERGASTISNMLATRVPLYDGLDATSVNCWPSPSFDVMAVNSLFHRMLPAGFYYKTFMWPVSGWKIYEHFIRHAAGLGRSPEVPDADTYDKMNAHADVVVVGAGPAGLSAARTAAATGARVILVDEQPELGGQLLNETSVIDGQPASDWVAAVEAELMRNPDVTILKHTTAFGYYDHNFLGLIQNRDTNVAHGQDGRTRQRVWRVRAKRVILATGAIERPLIYADNDRPGCMLAGALRTYVNRYGVSPGKRHVIFTNNDDAYRSALDLKAAGCAVACIIDVRPDPAGELVTRAIEAGIEVIDNSAITAVLGTKRVKGVEVMKLNDDADGVTGRSRTIACDTVGSSGGWNPVVHLHSHSGGRNTWRDTDDVFVPGETGQAEICCGAANGHFSLQEALNEGDFAGIESASLLGMTAKERPAVATATSDVDEEAWRTLWYVPTTKPAGQRGKHFLDQQNDVTVADVQLAAREGYRSVEHAKRYTTLGMATDQGKTGNIPGHAILSAALGQKIPETGTTTFRPPYSPVTMGALAGRAVGEFFDPVRRTPMHDWHEQQGCLWEDVGQWRRPWYYPQDGESMHDAVARECLAVRRSLGMLDATTLGKIDIQGPDAAEFLNRVYTNAWLKLAPGKCRYGLMLGEDGMIMDDGVTSCLGENHYLMTTTSGGAARVLAWLEEWLQTEWPELKVYLTSVTEQFATLQLAGPNARDLLGEFTSDIDLDNDAFPFMSWRDGTVGGIPARVYRISFTGELSYEINVPASAGLSLWTDIMNAGEKYGITPFGTETMHVLRAEKGFIIVGQETDGTVTPFDLGMDWIVSQKKPDFIGKRSLSRADTVRDDRKQLVGLRTADPEEVLPEGGQIVAETRPQPPMDMIGHVTSSYWSAALGHSIAMALVKGGKNRIGDTVYVPLDGKTVACEVVAPVFYDPEGSRMNG; encoded by the coding sequence ATGAGCCAGAGCCATCGTCTCCACAACGCAGGACGCATCGACCGCACGCGCCAGATCGACTTTTATTTCAACGGCCGTCTGATGAGCGGCTACGCGGGCGACACGCTGGCCTCGGCATTGCTTGCCAACGGCGTCATGCTGGTCGGGCGCAGCTTCAAGTATCACCGTCCGCGCGGCATCGTCACGGCGGGCACCGAAGAGCCCAACGCGCTTGTGCAGCTTGAACGCGGCGCCAGCACGATTTCCAACATGCTGGCGACGCGGGTGCCGCTGTACGACGGTCTGGATGCGACCAGCGTCAACTGCTGGCCCTCGCCGTCGTTCGACGTCATGGCCGTCAACAGCCTGTTTCACCGCATGCTGCCCGCCGGGTTTTACTACAAGACCTTCATGTGGCCGGTGTCGGGCTGGAAGATATACGAGCATTTCATCCGCCACGCCGCCGGCCTCGGCCGCTCGCCGGAAGTGCCGGATGCCGATACCTATGACAAGATGAACGCACACGCCGATGTCGTCGTCGTCGGTGCCGGACCGGCCGGACTTTCCGCCGCACGCACCGCCGCCGCGACGGGTGCCAGGGTGATTCTCGTCGATGAACAGCCGGAACTGGGCGGACAACTGCTGAACGAAACCTCGGTCATCGACGGCCAGCCGGCGAGCGACTGGGTTGCCGCCGTCGAAGCCGAACTGATGCGCAATCCCGACGTCACCATCCTCAAGCACACGACGGCGTTCGGCTATTACGATCACAACTTCCTCGGCCTGATCCAGAACCGCGACACGAACGTCGCGCACGGTCAGGACGGCCGCACCCGCCAGCGCGTCTGGCGCGTCCGTGCCAAGCGTGTGATCCTCGCCACCGGGGCCATCGAACGGCCGCTGATCTATGCCGACAACGACCGGCCCGGCTGCATGCTGGCGGGCGCGCTCAGAACCTATGTGAACCGCTACGGCGTCAGCCCCGGCAAGCGTCACGTCATCTTCACCAACAACGACGATGCCTATCGCTCTGCGCTGGACCTCAAGGCGGCGGGTTGTGCCGTCGCCTGCATTATCGATGTCCGCCCCGACCCGGCGGGCGAGCTGGTGACCCGCGCCATCGAAGCGGGCATCGAGGTCATCGACAATTCGGCGATCACCGCCGTCCTCGGCACCAAGCGCGTCAAGGGCGTCGAGGTAATGAAGCTCAACGACGACGCGGATGGTGTCACCGGACGGTCGCGCACCATTGCCTGCGATACCGTCGGCTCCAGCGGCGGCTGGAATCCGGTCGTGCACCTGCACAGCCATTCCGGCGGTCGCAACACCTGGCGCGATACCGACGACGTGTTCGTCCCCGGCGAGACCGGGCAGGCCGAGATCTGCTGCGGCGCCGCCAACGGTCACTTCTCGTTGCAGGAAGCGCTCAACGAAGGCGATTTCGCCGGAATCGAGTCGGCGTCCCTGCTTGGTATGACGGCCAAGGAACGCCCGGCTGTCGCGACCGCCACGTCCGACGTGGACGAGGAAGCCTGGCGCACGCTTTGGTACGTACCGACGACGAAACCGGCGGGCCAGCGCGGCAAACATTTCCTCGACCAGCAAAACGACGTCACCGTCGCCGATGTGCAGTTGGCGGCGCGCGAAGGCTATCGCTCGGTCGAGCACGCCAAACGTTACACCACGCTCGGCATGGCCACCGATCAGGGCAAGACCGGCAATATTCCGGGCCACGCGATCCTATCCGCCGCGCTCGGCCAGAAAATCCCCGAAACCGGCACGACCACGTTCCGCCCGCCCTACTCGCCCGTCACCATGGGTGCGCTGGCGGGCCGCGCCGTCGGTGAATTCTTCGATCCCGTCCGCCGCACGCCGATGCACGACTGGCATGAACAACAGGGCTGCCTGTGGGAAGACGTCGGCCAGTGGCGGCGTCCGTGGTATTACCCGCAGGACGGCGAAAGCATGCACGACGCCGTGGCGCGGGAATGCCTGGCGGTGCGTCGCTCGCTCGGCATGCTCGATGCGACGACGCTCGGCAAGATCGACATACAGGGCCCCGACGCGGCGGAATTCCTCAACCGCGTCTATACCAATGCGTGGCTCAAACTTGCGCCGGGCAAGTGCCGCTACGGCCTCATGCTGGGCGAGGACGGCATGATCATGGACGACGGCGTGACGTCGTGCCTGGGCGAGAACCATTACCTGATGACCACCACGTCGGGCGGCGCGGCGCGCGTGCTGGCGTGGCTCGAGGAATGGCTGCAGACCGAGTGGCCGGAGTTGAAAGTTTACCTCACCTCGGTCACCGAACAGTTCGCGACGTTGCAGCTTGCCGGTCCCAATGCCCGTGATTTGCTCGGCGAGTTCACCAGCGACATCGATCTTGATAACGACGCGTTCCCGTTCATGTCATGGCGCGACGGCACCGTCGGCGGCATCCCGGCGCGCGTCTATCGGATCAGCTTCACCGGCGAACTGTCGTACGAAATCAACGTCCCGGCGTCGGCGGGACTGTCGTTGTGGACCGACATCATGAACGCCGGCGAGAAATACGGCATCACACCGTTCGGCACAGAAACCATGCACGTGCTGCGCGCCGAAAAAGGCTTCATCATCGTCGGTCAGGAAACCGACGGCACGGTAACGCCCTTCGATCTCGGCATGGACTGGATCGTGTCGCAAAAGAAACCCGACTTCATCGGCAAGCGCTCGCTTTCACGCGCCGATACGGTGCGCGACGACCGCAAGCAACTGGTCGGCCTGCGCACGGCGGACCCGGAAGAAGTGCTGCCCGAAGGCGGTCAGATCGTCGCCGAAACCCGGCCCCAGCCGCCGATGGACATGATCGGCCATGTGACGTCGAGCTATTGGTCGGCGGCACTCGGTCATTCCATCGCCATGGCGCTGGTCAAAGGCGGCAAGAACCGCATCGGCGACACCGTCTATGTGCCGCTCGACGGGAAAACCGTCGCCTGTGAAGTCGTCGCCCCCGTTTTCTATGACCCCGAAGGGAGCCGGATGAATGGTTGA
- a CDS encoding sarcosine oxidase subunit delta, whose amino-acid sequence MFLITCPFCGAREETEFSYGHEAHIARPENPEALSDAEWADYLFMRKNAKGPHLERWVHTAGCRRWFNVCRNTHSNEILAIYKMGEQPPKEIKALMDKTRAEGAKKS is encoded by the coding sequence ATGTTTCTTATTACCTGCCCCTTCTGCGGCGCACGCGAGGAAACGGAATTTTCCTACGGCCACGAAGCGCACATCGCGCGCCCGGAAAACCCGGAAGCACTGAGCGACGCCGAATGGGCCGATTACCTGTTCATGCGCAAGAACGCGAAAGGCCCGCACCTCGAACGCTGGGTCCACACCGCGGGTTGCCGGCGCTGGTTCAACGTCTGCCGCAACACCCACAGCAACGAGATCCTGGCGATCTATAAAATGGGCGAACAGCCGCCGAAAGAGATCAAGGCCCTCATGGACAAAACCCGGGCCGAGGGGGCGAAAAAGTCATGA
- a CDS encoding sarcosine oxidase subunit beta family protein, translating into MTRYSIFSLLRNAMGYHRDWQQAWRSPDPKKEYDVVIVGGGGHGLATAYYLAKEHGITNVAVVEKGWLGGGNTGRNTTIIRSNYLWDESAHLYEKSLKLYEGLSQDINYNIMLSQRGVLNLAHSLGDVRDTKRRVYANKLNGIDGEYLEPAQIRELVPIINLDPTIRYPVLGSSYQARGGTARHDAVAWGLARAADARGVDIIQNCEVTGFDIDKGKVTGVQTSRGQIKAKKVGVVVAGHCTVMSDMAGFRMPIESHPLQAMVSDPVKPVIDVVVMSGAVHCYISQSDKGELVMGAGIDAPTGYSQRGSLHIIEDQIAAVCELFPLFSRMRLMRQWGGIVDTCPDASPIISKTPVDGLYFNCGWGTGGFKATPGSGWVFAHTIARDEPHKLNAAFSLDRFVNGYLIDEHGAAGVAH; encoded by the coding sequence ATGACCAGATATTCCATATTCAGTTTGCTTCGCAACGCGATGGGTTACCACCGCGACTGGCAGCAGGCGTGGCGCTCTCCCGATCCCAAAAAGGAATACGACGTCGTCATCGTCGGCGGCGGCGGGCACGGCCTGGCGACCGCGTATTACCTGGCCAAGGAGCACGGCATCACCAATGTCGCGGTGGTTGAGAAAGGCTGGCTCGGCGGCGGCAACACGGGCCGCAACACGACCATCATCCGCTCCAACTATCTGTGGGACGAGAGCGCGCATCTGTATGAAAAGTCGCTCAAGCTCTACGAAGGGCTGAGCCAGGACATCAACTACAACATCATGCTCAGTCAGCGCGGCGTCCTGAATCTGGCGCACAGCCTGGGTGACGTCCGCGACACCAAGCGCCGCGTCTACGCCAACAAGCTGAACGGCATCGACGGCGAATACCTGGAACCCGCACAGATCCGCGAACTGGTGCCGATCATCAATCTCGACCCGACGATCCGCTATCCGGTACTCGGCTCCAGCTATCAGGCGCGCGGCGGCACGGCGCGCCACGACGCGGTGGCCTGGGGGCTGGCCCGCGCCGCCGATGCGCGTGGCGTCGACATCATTCAGAACTGCGAGGTTACCGGCTTCGACATCGACAAAGGCAAGGTGACCGGTGTGCAGACATCGCGCGGTCAGATCAAGGCCAAGAAAGTCGGCGTCGTCGTCGCCGGGCACTGCACCGTCATGTCGGACATGGCCGGTTTCCGCATGCCGATCGAAAGCCACCCCTTACAAGCCATGGTCTCCGATCCGGTGAAACCGGTCATCGACGTCGTCGTCATGTCCGGCGCGGTACACTGCTACATCTCGCAGTCCGACAAGGGCGAACTTGTCATGGGCGCCGGCATCGACGCGCCGACCGGGTATTCGCAGCGCGGCAGCCTGCACATCATCGAAGATCAGATCGCCGCGGTGTGCGAGCTGTTCCCGCTGTTCAGCCGCATGCGCCTGATGCGCCAGTGGGGCGGCATCGTCGACACATGTCCCGACGCCAGCCCGATCATTTCAAAGACGCCGGTCGATGGCCTTTACTTCAACTGCGGCTGGGGCACCGGCGGGTTCAAGGCGACGCCGGGGTCGGGTTGGGTGTTCGCGCACACCATCGCGCGCGACGAACCGCACAAGCTGAACGCCGCGTTCTCGCTGGACCGCTTCGTTAACGGCTACCTGATCGATGAACACGGCGCCGCCGGCGTGGCGCATTAG
- a CDS encoding tetratricopeptide repeat protein has translation MQYKRFRSGVVLAMMIFACFALPAAALDKPPGIDLDIIDELPPADGTAPAGAAEETENPLDRDFKIALEAFQERDYVTARERWSELSDAGHGISMHNLAVLKWRGQGGPVDKKAALELFRNAGDAEVGPSLHALGVLALKGAGVPANPAEAVRFFEAASALGHTPSTYNLALAHLQGIGGAGDKTLGMELLEAAAESGLARAQYDLATLLYQGTYGKTDKQAARIWFERAADQGDPFAYYNLALMQLNGEGGEKDAELAVLNLTEAAVMGAVPAQVRLAHMLARGANGVGKDVVQAYAWFAIAGSLGAEGALENAKRLARTLKQSQLKAAKQAAAAFKPRGPATSADTTNANTANSDATAADDLLKTLQ, from the coding sequence ATGCAGTACAAGAGGTTCCGTTCCGGCGTGGTTCTGGCGATGATGATTTTCGCCTGTTTCGCGCTGCCGGCGGCGGCGCTGGACAAGCCGCCGGGGATCGACCTCGACATCATCGATGAATTGCCGCCTGCGGACGGAACGGCACCGGCGGGCGCGGCAGAAGAGACGGAAAATCCCCTCGACCGGGATTTCAAGATCGCCCTCGAAGCATTCCAGGAGCGCGACTATGTCACCGCGCGCGAAAGGTGGTCGGAACTGTCCGATGCCGGGCACGGTATCTCCATGCACAATCTGGCGGTTCTGAAGTGGCGCGGGCAGGGCGGGCCGGTCGATAAAAAGGCGGCGCTTGAGCTGTTCCGTAACGCCGGCGATGCCGAGGTCGGGCCGTCGCTGCATGCGTTGGGCGTGCTCGCGCTGAAAGGCGCCGGCGTGCCCGCGAACCCGGCGGAAGCCGTACGTTTTTTCGAGGCGGCCTCGGCGCTGGGCCATACGCCGTCGACGTATAACCTGGCGCTGGCGCATCTGCAGGGGATCGGCGGGGCAGGTGACAAGACACTCGGCATGGAACTGCTTGAGGCAGCGGCGGAAAGCGGGCTGGCGCGCGCGCAGTACGATCTTGCGACACTGCTTTATCAAGGCACGTATGGGAAAACGGATAAGCAAGCCGCGCGCATCTGGTTCGAGCGCGCGGCCGATCAGGGCGATCCGTTCGCGTACTACAATCTGGCGCTGATGCAGCTTAATGGCGAGGGCGGCGAAAAGGATGCCGAACTTGCCGTGCTGAATTTGACGGAAGCCGCCGTGATGGGGGCGGTGCCGGCGCAGGTCCGCCTCGCGCACATGCTGGCGCGCGGCGCAAACGGTGTCGGCAAGGACGTGGTGCAGGCGTACGCGTGGTTCGCCATCGCCGGCAGCCTGGGTGCCGAGGGCGCGCTGGAGAATGCCAAGCGTCTGGCCCGCACGCTCAAGCAAAGCCAGCTCAAAGCCGCAAAGCAGGCGGCGGCGGCATTCAAACCGCGCGGACCGGCAACGTCCGCCGACACGACGAACGCGAACACAGCCAACAGCGATGCAACGGCAGCGGACGATCTGCTGAAAACACTGCAGTAG
- a CDS encoding AsmA family protein has product MLSFLVRILKFTVKAAIVIAGIAVVISYARLSEFGDMRKTLLDKVMNSYAGRIAIDGDIELQMTFPPSVAIDGVRISNSKWGTRPDMMTAQRVVAEIDLLPLLQGDMAVPRLRMIGVDIVVEQKRDGTTNWDELNDFDTAAGPANPATPMIFPQIGGASVSVAGGTLTILNNVLSAPIVLSLNGANILTGGIVPCL; this is encoded by the coding sequence ATGCTCAGTTTTCTGGTTAGAATTCTTAAATTCACCGTCAAGGCGGCGATCGTTATCGCCGGCATTGCCGTCGTGATTTCATACGCCCGGCTCAGCGAATTCGGCGACATGAGGAAGACGCTGCTGGACAAGGTGATGAATTCCTATGCCGGGCGGATCGCCATCGACGGCGATATCGAGTTGCAGATGACGTTCCCGCCGAGCGTCGCCATCGACGGGGTGCGGATCAGCAATTCCAAATGGGGCACCCGCCCGGACATGATGACGGCGCAGCGCGTCGTCGCCGAGATCGATCTGTTGCCGCTTCTGCAGGGCGACATGGCGGTCCCCCGGCTGCGCATGATCGGCGTCGATATCGTTGTCGAACAGAAACGCGACGGCACCACGAACTGGGACGAGCTGAATGATTTCGACACCGCCGCCGGACCCGCCAATCCGGCGACGCCGATGATTTTCCCGCAGATCGGCGGCGCCTCGGTCAGTGTCGCCGGCGGCACGCTGACGATTTTGAACAATGTCCTGAGCGCGCCGATCGTCCTGTCCCTGAACGGCGCCAACATCCTGACCGGCGGGATCGTGCCGTGTTTGTAA
- a CDS encoding PAS domain S-box protein yields the protein MTSDNISAELAKSAAEAVRLADVLQANFRTSEARYRRLFETALDGILLLNFDTGQIEDVNPFLIKMLGYSHEEFLGKKLWEVGAFKDLPESKVMFLKLQDEGRVRYEDMPLKTKSGVVIAVEFISNSYDCEGTKVIQCNIRDIRERKLAEGAAIGHLEEIKLALLSTVEVAIEISNLRDPHTVGHEKNVAIIAVAIGRELGLDENRLEGLEIAGSLHDIGKISIPLEILSRSGKISLLEFQLVKGHPKAGYDILIKMNWPWPLAEAAYQHHERMDGSGYPRGLKGDEIILEAKIIAVADVVEAMTSHRPYRAGLGIEKALAEIVDGRRTKYDADVVDACLCLFREKSFSFEVSDPLAVNAVH from the coding sequence ATGACATCCGATAATATATCAGCAGAACTTGCCAAGAGTGCGGCAGAGGCCGTCCGGCTTGCCGATGTTTTACAAGCAAACTTTCGCACCTCGGAAGCGCGATATCGTCGATTGTTTGAAACAGCGCTCGATGGGATTCTTCTCCTCAATTTTGATACAGGGCAGATTGAGGACGTTAATCCCTTTTTGATTAAAATGCTGGGCTACTCGCATGAAGAATTCTTAGGGAAAAAGCTTTGGGAGGTCGGTGCATTCAAAGATTTGCCCGAAAGCAAAGTGATGTTCCTTAAACTGCAAGATGAGGGGCGCGTGCGCTATGAAGATATGCCCCTTAAAACCAAGAGTGGCGTTGTCATTGCCGTTGAGTTCATCAGCAATTCTTACGATTGCGAAGGCACGAAGGTTATTCAATGCAATATTCGTGATATTCGTGAACGCAAGTTGGCAGAGGGTGCCGCAATAGGCCATTTAGAGGAGATCAAGTTAGCACTGCTGAGTACCGTGGAAGTGGCTATTGAAATTAGCAATTTGCGTGACCCCCACACCGTCGGACACGAGAAAAATGTAGCCATTATCGCGGTTGCCATTGGCAGGGAACTTGGCCTTGATGAGAACCGATTGGAAGGCTTGGAGATTGCAGGGTCTTTGCACGATATCGGAAAAATCTCGATCCCGTTGGAAATACTTTCAAGGTCCGGAAAAATATCTTTGTTAGAGTTTCAATTAGTGAAGGGCCATCCGAAGGCTGGCTATGACATTTTAATCAAAATGAACTGGCCATGGCCATTGGCAGAGGCGGCTTACCAGCATCATGAGCGTATGGATGGCAGCGGTTATCCTAGAGGACTAAAAGGAGACGAGATTATCCTTGAGGCAAAAATCATTGCGGTTGCCGACGTCGTTGAAGCCATGACATCTCATCGCCCCTATCGTGCAGGTCTCGGTATCGAAAAGGCATTGGCTGAAATCGTCGATGGGCGGCGAACGAAGTACGATGCTGACGTTGTAGATGCCTGCCTCTGCTTATTCAGAGAGAAAAGCTTCAGTTTTGAAGTAAGCGATCCATTAGCGGTCAATGCAGTTCACTGA
- a CDS encoding MotA/TolQ/ExbB proton channel family protein, producing MNPVTIIGIISGFAIVFLSILATAKDAIVFINLPGLLIVLGGTIAATLVSYPPTYIWRVWRNFIKALKNEGLYEKDDVDDIVEIAKRWKTGQIAKVDEKLNEIRSPFLQTGLRLLIDGTPAEDVEDLLRWRITRLRSKENAEADVFRTMGSYAPAFGMLGTLIGLVNMLFGMSEGGFDTIGLNMAVALITTFYGLILANLLFKPIATKLEDRTEQRVRTLGMALEAVNLISQQRTPSYIRETLYSFLADYDDEVMGTSKRDHPEVETP from the coding sequence GTGAACCCAGTCACGATCATCGGTATCATAAGCGGTTTCGCGATCGTTTTCCTGTCGATCCTGGCGACCGCCAAGGACGCCATCGTCTTTATCAACCTGCCAGGTCTGCTGATCGTACTCGGCGGCACGATTGCCGCCACGCTGGTCAGCTATCCGCCGACTTATATCTGGCGGGTCTGGCGTAACTTCATCAAGGCGCTGAAGAACGAGGGCCTGTACGAAAAGGACGATGTCGACGATATCGTCGAGATCGCCAAACGCTGGAAGACGGGCCAGATCGCCAAGGTCGACGAGAAACTCAACGAGATCCGCAGCCCCTTTCTGCAGACAGGGCTGCGGCTTCTCATCGACGGCACACCGGCCGAGGATGTCGAGGATTTGTTGCGCTGGCGGATTACCCGGCTGCGCTCAAAGGAAAACGCCGAAGCCGACGTCTTCCGCACGATGGGGTCGTATGCACCGGCCTTCGGTATGCTCGGCACCCTGATCGGTCTGGTCAATATGCTGTTCGGCATGAGCGAGGGCGGGTTCGACACCATCGGCCTCAACATGGCGGTGGCCCTGATCACGACATTTTACGGCCTGATTCTGGCGAACCTGCTTTTCAAGCCGATCGCGACGAAGCTGGAGGACCGCACGGAACAGCGCGTGCGCACCCTCGGCATGGCGCTCGAGGCGGTAAACCTTATCAGCCAGCAACGGACCCCGTCCTACATCCGCGAGACGCTCTATTCATTCCTCGCCGATTACGACGACGAGGTCATGGGCACTTCGAAAAGAGACCACCCCGAGGTCGAGACACCATGA
- a CDS encoding OmpA family protein, with protein sequence MSKRPASGTNTAEGQGHGLGHGLGHGLGHGLGHGLGDQSVKRLIRRASRQDTFGPVRMKGERLEEWMLTYMDTVTLLVTLFVLILSFASMDEDRYNALVEGLRLDKYSAGILVGSKGVMEMPAVKQTPLPVAEIPAPDEEPDTGISERLEDLIAENGLDDQVAIKFSKDLIDLQLQEGVLFPSGSAELLEGGKQLLSQLLLLLSAGDYLISVQGHTDSVPISTERFPSNWELSGARAASVVRELIALGIAEKRLELSGFAHTHPVDDNATPSGRERNRRVNILLHATQQDMKAILLKLSQ encoded by the coding sequence ATGAGTAAAAGGCCTGCCAGCGGTACGAATACGGCGGAGGGGCAGGGGCATGGACTGGGGCATGGGCTGGGGCATGGACTGGGGCATGGACTGGGGCATGGACTGGGCGATCAGTCCGTGAAGCGCCTCATCAGGCGTGCCTCACGGCAGGATACATTCGGCCCGGTTCGCATGAAGGGAGAGCGTCTGGAAGAATGGATGCTCACATACATGGATACGGTGACTCTCCTCGTCACGCTGTTCGTCCTGATATTAAGTTTCGCCAGTATGGATGAGGATAGATACAACGCCCTCGTGGAAGGTCTGCGGCTCGATAAATACAGTGCCGGGATACTGGTCGGATCGAAGGGCGTCATGGAAATGCCGGCCGTCAAGCAAACGCCGCTTCCCGTCGCTGAAATACCCGCCCCCGATGAAGAACCCGATACCGGCATCAGCGAGCGGCTTGAGGACCTGATTGCCGAAAATGGCCTCGACGATCAGGTTGCGATTAAATTTTCCAAGGACCTGATCGATCTGCAGCTACAGGAGGGGGTTCTGTTCCCCAGCGGTTCCGCCGAATTGCTCGAAGGCGGCAAGCAGCTCCTGAGCCAACTGCTTTTGCTTCTGTCGGCGGGCGACTACCTGATTTCCGTTCAGGGGCATACGGATAGTGTGCCCATCTCGACGGAGCGGTTTCCCTCGAACTGGGAGCTTTCCGGTGCACGGGCGGCGTCCGTCGTTCGCGAACTGATTGCGCTGGGGATCGCAGAGAAAAGGCTCGAACTTTCAGGCTTCGCGCATACGCATCCCGTGGACGATAACGCCACGCCATCCGGGCGCGAGCGCAATCGGCGGGTCAACATCCTGCTGCATGCGACGCAGCAAGACATGAAGGCAATCCTGCTCAAGCTATCGCAGTGA
- a CDS encoding HD domain-containing protein yields the protein MKRLRNALINRKDVVSGRIIVNILDKADSDGLMHGIAVAEVASIIGKQSGIGERGQSELWLEGLLHDIGKLGVPSEVLHRKKPSPADLQYMQKHVTIGKFITDRLFSGGSLGRVIEAHHECYDGSGYPHGLAGEEIPLDARILAIADYYDAARSAGWILTHRTHDAVISEIVAKQGKVFDPVFAEAAAKASSSIQAAHEAVHATTHDDLAKWL from the coding sequence ATGAAACGACTACGAAACGCGCTGATTAACCGCAAGGACGTGGTTTCCGGGCGTATCATCGTGAACATCCTCGACAAAGCGGATTCCGATGGCCTGATGCACGGTATTGCCGTCGCCGAAGTCGCCTCGATCATCGGCAAACAGAGCGGCATAGGGGAACGAGGCCAGTCCGAATTGTGGCTTGAGGGTTTGCTGCACGATATCGGCAAGCTCGGCGTGCCGTCCGAAGTCCTGCATCGCAAGAAACCGTCTCCTGCCGACCTGCAGTACATGCAAAAGCATGTGACCATCGGCAAGTTCATCACCGACAGACTGTTTTCCGGGGGCTCGCTTGGCCGGGTAATTGAAGCCCACCACGAATGCTATGACGGGTCCGGCTATCCGCACGGGTTGGCAGGTGAGGAAATCCCGCTGGATGCCCGGATACTGGCGATTGCAGACTATTATGATGCGGCCCGCTCAGCCGGCTGGATTCTCACCCACCGCACGCATGATGCCGTCATCAGTGAAATCGTCGCCAAGCAAGGGAAAGTGTTCGACCCCGTCTTCGCCGAAGCCGCAGCAAAGGCTTCCTCTTCAATCCAGGCCGCCCATGAAGCCGTTCATGCGACAACGCACGACGACCTGGCGAAGTGGCTTTAG